In Synechococcus sp. Nb3U1, one DNA window encodes the following:
- the gyrA gene encoding DNA gyrase subunit A, which yields MSDNESTVRIISTDLQREMSQSYLEYAMSVIVGRALPDARDGLKPVHRRILYAMHELGLSADRPYRKCARVVGDVIGKYHPHGDQAVYDALVRMAQDFSMRERLVDGHGNFGSVDNDPPAAMRYTECRLTAFAQTSLLQDIDANTVDFGDNYDGSQQEPLVLPTRIPQLLLNGSSGIAVGMATNIPPHNLGELVDGLIALIQNPNLTSLELMQWIPAPDFPTGALIMGQSGIREAYTTGRGSITMRGVATIETLEHRGRPTRDAIIITELPYQTNKAAMIEKIAEMVNEKRLEGIADIRDESDRDGMRVVIELKRDAQAQVVLNNLYKQTPLQANFGVNMLAILNGEPRTLTLRDALQAFLDFREAVIERRTRYELQKAEERDHLLQGYLLALGHLDRVIALIREAADTATARTELQAVFGLSEAQADGILQMQLRRLTALESEKIQAEHEELVRQIADLRDILARRERVMQIISEELQQIKTRFASPRRSQICLEDCELETADLIENRETIIFLTEQGYIKRMGIEEFQVQGRATRGKAGARIKEDDAIEQFFACRSHDTILFFTDRGVVYTLRGYQIPQGSRTARGSAIVQLLPITREERITSMVPVSEFTDDEYLVMLTRGGYIKKTALSAFANIRSNGLIAISLEENDELRWVRRARSSDDVVMATRQGMSIRFRADDEQLRPLGRATRGVRAITLNPGDDIVSMDIIFAESVMAAEQEGEGLANPWVLVITKAGRGKRSAIDNFRQQNRGGKGVIATKFRQDSDELTSLRIVNAEDEIMLVTARGIVMRQSAKAIPTQSREATGVLVQRLDTEDSIVGVTVVPASFIGDPEETDEIADGVSEES from the coding sequence ATGAGCGATAACGAATCGACGGTGCGTATCATCTCCACCGATCTGCAACGGGAGATGTCTCAGTCCTACCTAGAATACGCCATGAGCGTGATTGTGGGGCGGGCACTTCCCGATGCTAGGGACGGCCTCAAGCCAGTGCATCGTCGCATTCTCTACGCCATGCACGAGTTGGGTCTGAGTGCGGATCGCCCCTATCGCAAATGTGCCCGTGTTGTTGGGGATGTGATTGGGAAATATCATCCCCACGGGGATCAAGCGGTCTATGACGCGCTGGTACGGATGGCCCAGGATTTCTCGATGCGTGAGCGCCTGGTGGATGGGCATGGCAATTTCGGCTCCGTCGACAACGATCCGCCAGCGGCGATGCGCTATACCGAGTGTCGGTTGACGGCCTTTGCCCAAACCAGCCTGCTGCAAGATATTGATGCCAATACCGTCGATTTTGGGGATAACTACGATGGATCCCAGCAAGAACCGCTGGTGTTGCCGACACGGATCCCGCAGTTACTGCTGAATGGCTCTTCGGGCATTGCTGTCGGTATGGCCACCAATATTCCGCCCCACAACTTGGGGGAGCTGGTGGATGGCCTGATTGCCCTGATCCAAAACCCAAACCTAACCAGCCTGGAACTGATGCAGTGGATCCCCGCCCCTGACTTCCCGACTGGGGCCTTGATTATGGGCCAGAGTGGCATTCGGGAGGCCTATACCACTGGGCGTGGATCCATCACCATGCGTGGGGTAGCCACCATCGAAACTCTGGAACACCGAGGTCGACCGACACGGGATGCGATCATCATCACCGAGCTGCCCTACCAAACCAACAAGGCGGCCATGATCGAGAAGATCGCTGAGATGGTCAACGAAAAGCGCCTAGAGGGCATTGCTGACATTCGCGATGAGAGCGACCGCGATGGCATGCGGGTGGTGATCGAGCTGAAGCGGGATGCCCAAGCCCAGGTGGTGCTGAACAACCTCTACAAACAAACCCCCCTACAGGCCAACTTTGGAGTGAATATGCTGGCCATCCTCAATGGTGAGCCACGCACCCTCACCCTGCGGGATGCTCTACAAGCTTTCCTGGATTTCCGGGAAGCGGTGATCGAGCGGCGCACCCGCTACGAGCTGCAAAAAGCCGAAGAGCGGGATCATCTGTTGCAGGGGTATCTGTTGGCCTTGGGGCATCTGGATCGGGTGATTGCCCTGATTCGGGAAGCCGCCGATACCGCCACAGCCCGAACGGAGTTGCAGGCAGTGTTCGGCCTCAGCGAGGCGCAAGCGGACGGGATCCTGCAAATGCAGCTGCGCCGTTTAACCGCCTTGGAATCGGAAAAAATTCAAGCAGAACACGAAGAATTGGTTCGGCAAATTGCCGACCTGCGGGATATCCTGGCTCGCCGGGAGCGGGTGATGCAGATCATCAGCGAAGAACTGCAGCAGATCAAGACCCGCTTTGCCAGCCCGCGCCGCTCCCAGATCTGCTTAGAAGATTGCGAGTTAGAAACCGCCGACCTGATCGAAAACCGCGAAACAATCATCTTCCTAACGGAGCAGGGCTACATCAAGCGCATGGGCATTGAAGAATTTCAAGTGCAGGGGCGTGCCACCCGTGGCAAAGCCGGCGCCCGCATCAAAGAAGATGATGCCATCGAACAATTTTTTGCCTGCCGCAGCCACGACACCATCCTGTTTTTCACCGATCGCGGCGTGGTTTATACGCTGCGGGGCTATCAGATCCCTCAGGGTAGCCGTACTGCTCGCGGCAGTGCCATTGTGCAGTTGTTGCCCATCACCCGCGAAGAGCGGATTACTTCGATGGTGCCGGTGAGCGAATTTACCGACGATGAGTATCTGGTGATGCTCACCCGTGGGGGGTACATCAAAAAAACGGCCCTTAGCGCCTTTGCCAACATTCGCTCCAACGGGTTAATCGCCATTTCCTTGGAAGAGAATGACGAGTTGCGTTGGGTGCGCCGGGCCCGTTCCAGTGATGATGTGGTGATGGCCACCCGCCAAGGCATGTCGATTCGGTTCCGAGCCGATGATGAACAACTGCGCCCCTTGGGACGGGCCACCCGTGGTGTGCGGGCCATTACCCTCAACCCTGGGGACGACATTGTCAGTATGGATATCATCTTTGCCGAATCAGTGATGGCTGCTGAGCAGGAGGGAGAAGGATTGGCCAACCCTTGGGTGTTGGTAATTACCAAAGCAGGGCGGGGCAAACGCTCGGCCATCGATAATTTCCGCCAGCAGAACCGGGGGGGCAAAGGGGTGATCGCTACCAAGTTCCGCCAAGACTCCGATGAGTTGACTTCCTTGCGCATTGTTAATGCCGAAGACGAAATCATGTTGGTGACCGCTAGAGGGATCGTCATGCGGCAATCCGCTAAGGCCATCCCCACCCAGTCGCGGGAAGCAACGGGGGTCTTAGTGCAACGGTTGGATACAGAAGACAGTATTGTGGGAGTGACGGTGGTACCGGCCTCCTTCATTGGGGATCCGGAGGAAACCGACGAGATTGCGGATGGAGTATCTGAAGAAAGCTGA
- a CDS encoding ion channel translates to MGDQRPLSRVSQGSRVGIANPIRMGQPGGHRPLVRRGIPSQGLRDLYHLLLTLTWPGFLGVLAGGYILANVGFALLYLIGTNNIANARSGHFGDAFFFSVQTMASIGYGAMYPHSLYANLLVTLEAMLGVAGTAVATGLVFARISRPTARVLFSRAAVIHAQDGYPTLMFRAANQRFNQIVEAQIRVTLACNQISAEGEWMRRLYDLRLVRSMSPIFAVTWTVMHRIEPDSPLYGLTPQDLEAGQAELIITLTGIDDTFSQTIHARHSYLADEIRWGHRFADILHLDSDGHRYVDYAHFHTTLPV, encoded by the coding sequence GTGGGTGATCAACGGCCTCTATCCAGGGTTTCTCAGGGATCCCGAGTGGGTATTGCCAACCCAATCCGCATGGGACAACCGGGTGGCCATCGTCCTCTGGTGCGCCGTGGGATCCCATCCCAGGGGCTGCGGGATCTGTATCATCTGTTGTTGACCCTGACTTGGCCCGGATTCTTGGGGGTGTTGGCTGGGGGATATATCCTGGCCAACGTCGGGTTTGCGCTGCTCTATTTGATTGGCACCAACAATATTGCCAATGCTCGTTCGGGCCACTTTGGGGATGCTTTCTTTTTTAGCGTACAGACCATGGCCAGCATTGGCTATGGAGCCATGTATCCCCATAGCCTCTACGCCAACCTGCTGGTCACCTTAGAGGCGATGTTGGGGGTAGCGGGTACAGCGGTGGCCACAGGTTTAGTGTTCGCCCGTATTTCGCGGCCTACGGCTCGGGTTCTGTTCAGCCGGGCGGCAGTCATTCATGCTCAAGATGGCTATCCCACCCTGATGTTTCGGGCGGCCAACCAGCGCTTCAACCAAATTGTCGAGGCCCAGATTCGCGTCACACTGGCCTGCAACCAAATCTCGGCCGAAGGGGAGTGGATGCGGCGGCTCTACGATTTGCGCTTGGTGCGCTCCATGTCTCCCATTTTTGCTGTCACCTGGACGGTGATGCACCGGATCGAGCCCGATAGCCCCCTTTACGGCCTCACGCCTCAGGATCTAGAGGCGGGCCAAGCGGAGCTGATCATCACCCTGACCGGCATCGACGATACCTTCTCCCAAACCATCCATGCTCGCCACTCCTATCTAGCGGATGAGATTCGCTGGGGCCATCGCTTCGCCGATATTCTCCACCTCGATAGTGATGGGCATCGGTACGTAGATTACGCCCACTTTCACACAACTCTGCCGGTTTAA
- a CDS encoding BON domain-containing protein produces the protein MWPLNRNLAERVKEAMQEYAPTRDLEVSVSERGGVITFQGRIPAENYRQILRYTAEGIKGVKEVDTSQLILVTPSSGEVAADPVGTAPVVESSHLAKAALQALEADPQLVDAPIDVLQRGSSVVLRGAVASAELVERAIQVAQSVAGVTEVDITGLQITPASTQPTEELYTVKAGDTLSRIAQQFYGDANAYLRIAQANNISNPNLIQVGQKLRIPR, from the coding sequence ATGTGGCCCTTAAATCGCAACCTGGCTGAACGGGTGAAAGAAGCAATGCAGGAATATGCTCCCACTCGCGACTTGGAGGTGTCGGTGAGCGAACGGGGTGGGGTGATCACCTTTCAAGGTCGGATCCCTGCCGAAAATTATCGCCAAATCCTGCGTTACACCGCCGAAGGGATCAAGGGCGTGAAAGAGGTGGATACCAGCCAATTGATCCTTGTCACTCCAAGCTCTGGTGAAGTCGCCGCAGATCCGGTAGGGACCGCCCCGGTGGTTGAGTCCAGCCATTTGGCCAAAGCCGCCCTCCAAGCCCTAGAAGCGGATCCCCAATTGGTAGATGCCCCCATCGATGTGTTGCAACGGGGATCCAGTGTGGTGCTGCGAGGAGCAGTGGCAAGTGCAGAACTGGTCGAGCGGGCGATACAGGTAGCCCAAAGTGTAGCTGGAGTCACGGAGGTGGATATCACGGGTTTGCAGATCACACCCGCCTCAACTCAGCCCACAGAGGAGCTCTATACCGTCAAGGCTGGCGATACCCTCTCCAGGATTGCCCAGCAGTTTTACGGAGATGCCAACGCTTACCTGCGCATTGCCCAAGCCAACAACATCAGCAACCCCAACCTGATTCAAGTCGGGCAGAAATTGCGGATCCCGCGTTAG
- a CDS encoding peroxiredoxin, which translates to MSLRLGDTVPNFTQQSTHGEIDFYSWAGDSWVVLFSHPADYTPVCTTELGTVAKLKPEFDKRSVKVIALSVDDVDSHAGWTKDIEETQNTTLNYPILADGDRKVSQLYDMLDQTNINKEGLPLTVRSVFIIDPNKKLRLTLTYPASTGRNFDELLRVIDSLQLTDNYSVATPADWKDGDEVVIAPSLKDPEVLKQKFPKGYKEVKPYLRLTPQPNK; encoded by the coding sequence ATGTCCCTCCGACTCGGCGATACCGTTCCCAATTTCACTCAACAGTCCACCCACGGCGAAATCGACTTCTACTCCTGGGCGGGAGATAGCTGGGTGGTGTTGTTCTCTCACCCTGCTGACTATACCCCTGTCTGCACCACCGAACTGGGCACAGTGGCCAAGCTCAAGCCCGAATTTGATAAGCGCAGCGTGAAGGTGATCGCCCTCAGCGTGGATGATGTAGATTCCCATGCGGGCTGGACGAAAGATATTGAAGAAACCCAAAACACCACCCTGAACTACCCGATTTTGGCGGATGGAGATCGCAAGGTCTCTCAGCTCTACGACATGCTGGATCAAACCAACATCAACAAAGAAGGGTTACCTCTGACGGTGCGCTCGGTGTTCATCATTGACCCCAACAAGAAGCTGCGTCTCACCCTCACTTATCCTGCGAGCACGGGCCGTAATTTCGATGAGCTGCTGCGGGTGATCGATTCGTTGCAACTGACGGATAACTACAGTGTTGCGACCCCTGCTGACTGGAAAGATGGGGACGAAGTGGTGATTGCGCCTTCCTTAAAAGACCCAGAAGTGCTGAAGCAAAAATTCCCGAAAGGCTACAAGGAAGTGAAGCCCTATCTGCGGCTCACCCCTCAGCCCAACAAATAG
- a CDS encoding FAD-binding domain-containing protein, producing MLRIPLTQGCGGGKNQSDPFWALLMNRTLVWFRRDLRISDHAPLERAARRGQVIPVFVLDPALLHHPETGVARVAFMLSCLGSLDRELRQRGGRLILKWGDPLEILPRLVHSSQAEGIYAYSDCERIYGRARDARLNRILRAEGIPIRWFEPLGSLPELVAYPHYRQLWFEQMADPLIPTPAQIAVPEEISSEPIPSLAKLGLTPDEKRIPAGGTAAARQALKQFLRHKAQRYYWQLSYPSAEVTTGLSPYLKFGVISVRECVQTVQQAVQAEPDERKRRSAQQLISRLRWGSGFTQRFRYLPQLELSSLYRVFDQQDWDFDPELYRAWQEGRTGFPIVDAAARCLMATGGYRSLNFRVRAIYASFLSNLLGMDWRYGALHFMRHLIDGDCPIDHYQWAMQAGVTHCVDKTWTRIYNPGQTAVDRCDPEGSFIKRWLPELRSIPPEQLGSPPGYILPILNYKEARQRRVQKLDRLRQTFQHSADVIPHLALLPESWLPFGWEQFPSEIHWALQLERDLFPAPLDLQNLDAEERQALRTWLVAHVERSPSSHRKASPKPQINSSLQLSLLEL from the coding sequence TTGTTAAGGATCCCGCTGACCCAGGGTTGTGGCGGCGGAAAGAACCAATCGGATCCCTTTTGGGCTTTGCTGATGAATCGCACCCTTGTCTGGTTTCGGCGGGATCTGCGCATTTCAGACCATGCCCCACTGGAGCGGGCGGCGCGACGCGGACAGGTCATCCCGGTGTTTGTGCTGGATCCGGCCTTGCTCCATCACCCAGAAACGGGAGTAGCACGGGTAGCGTTCATGCTGAGTTGTCTGGGATCCCTGGATCGGGAACTGCGGCAACGGGGCGGACGGCTGATCCTGAAATGGGGGGATCCCCTGGAAATTCTCCCGCGACTGGTTCATAGCAGCCAGGCGGAAGGGATCTATGCCTACAGCGATTGTGAGCGCATCTATGGTCGGGCGCGGGATGCTCGTCTCAACCGGATCTTGCGGGCAGAAGGGATCCCCATTCGTTGGTTTGAACCCCTGGGCAGTCTGCCGGAATTGGTGGCTTATCCGCACTATCGGCAGCTTTGGTTTGAGCAGATGGCGGATCCTCTAATCCCAACACCTGCCCAGATTGCAGTACCGGAAGAGATATCTTCAGAGCCCATCCCCAGCCTGGCCAAGTTGGGGTTGACCCCCGATGAGAAGCGGATCCCTGCTGGGGGAACCGCAGCCGCCCGCCAAGCCCTGAAACAGTTTTTGCGCCACAAAGCCCAGCGCTACTACTGGCAACTCTCCTACCCCAGCGCGGAGGTGACCACCGGCCTCAGCCCCTACCTCAAGTTTGGGGTGATTTCGGTGCGGGAATGTGTGCAAACCGTGCAGCAAGCTGTTCAAGCAGAGCCGGATGAGCGGAAACGGCGGAGTGCCCAGCAGTTGATCTCGCGGTTGCGCTGGGGATCCGGCTTTACACAGCGGTTTCGTTATCTGCCCCAGCTGGAATTGAGTTCTCTATATCGCGTTTTTGACCAGCAGGATTGGGACTTCGATCCGGAGTTATACCGAGCTTGGCAGGAGGGGCGGACGGGCTTTCCGATAGTGGATGCCGCAGCGCGGTGCCTGATGGCAACAGGCGGGTACCGCTCCCTCAATTTTCGAGTTAGGGCGATCTATGCCAGCTTTTTGAGCAATCTCTTGGGGATGGATTGGCGCTACGGGGCTCTGCACTTTATGCGTCACCTCATCGATGGAGATTGCCCGATCGATCATTATCAGTGGGCGATGCAAGCAGGCGTGACCCATTGTGTGGATAAAACCTGGACACGCATTTACAATCCTGGCCAAACAGCCGTAGATCGCTGCGATCCTGAGGGATCCTTTATCAAGCGCTGGCTACCGGAACTGCGGTCTATCCCCCCAGAGCAACTGGGATCCCCGCCTGGATACATTCTTCCCATTCTCAATTACAAAGAAGCCCGCCAACGGCGCGTTCAGAAACTAGACAGGCTTAGGCAAACATTTCAACATAGTGCCGATGTTATCCCTCATCTGGCCCTGCTACCCGAGAGCTGGTTGCCCTTTGGCTGGGAGCAGTTTCCCTCTGAAATCCACTGGGCCTTGCAGCTGGAGCGAGATTTGTTTCCAGCACCCTTGGATTTGCAGAATTTGGATGCTGAAGAACGACAAGCCCTGCGCACTTGGTTAGTTGCCCATGTGGAGAGGTCTCCTTCTTCTCACCGAAAAGCCAGTCCTAAGCCTCAAATCAATTCGAGCTTGCAATTAAGCCTTCTGGAACTTTGA
- a CDS encoding alr0857 family protein gives MLKLIYGETGVYVERVTQSQEDWLRQQHQLAACVGAILWQEIAVGTLLLPLDSAHQLPADLDWIPCDEEWLEVELTGFWLAANSKVDTGTLVTQQEPSVEALLFRLWQEQEPIRQPPEPV, from the coding sequence ATGTTGAAACTCATCTATGGCGAAACCGGAGTGTACGTGGAACGGGTAACCCAGTCTCAAGAGGATTGGCTGCGCCAACAACATCAGTTGGCAGCCTGTGTTGGGGCAATCCTTTGGCAGGAAATCGCCGTTGGCACCCTGTTGCTGCCGCTGGACTCTGCCCACCAATTGCCCGCCGATTTGGATTGGATCCCTTGTGATGAGGAGTGGCTGGAGGTGGAATTGACCGGCTTCTGGTTGGCCGCCAACTCCAAGGTGGATACAGGCACCCTGGTCACTCAACAGGAGCCGTCGGTAGAAGCGCTGCTGTTTCGTCTTTGGCAAGAGCAGGAGCCGATCCGGCAACCGCCAGAGCCGGTTTAA
- a CDS encoding GFA family protein, translating into MERTSRRDPNSYPKKIAMAKQRYEGSCHCGQIRFVVEGDLDTATLCNCSICTKKGFIHLIVPPEAFQLLSGQPDLATYSFNTHIAKHHFCRVCGMHPFYIPRSDPDKIDVNVRCLDGIPLENYQFPTFNGRDWEQAIEGKVSWRD; encoded by the coding sequence ATGGAGCGCACCTCCCGCAGGGATCCCAACTCGTACCCCAAGAAGATTGCTATGGCCAAGCAGCGCTACGAAGGAAGTTGCCACTGTGGGCAGATTCGATTCGTTGTGGAAGGGGATCTGGATACGGCTACCCTCTGCAACTGTTCCATTTGCACCAAGAAGGGCTTTATTCACCTGATCGTGCCCCCGGAGGCGTTTCAGCTTCTTTCCGGCCAACCCGATCTAGCGACCTATAGCTTTAACACCCACATCGCCAAGCACCACTTCTGCCGAGTGTGTGGCATGCACCCGTTCTATATTCCCCGCTCGGATCCCGACAAGATTGATGTGAATGTGCGCTGCCTGGACGGGATCCCACTAGAAAACTACCAATTCCCCACCTTTAATGGCAGAGATTGGGAACAAGCCATCGAAGGAAAAGTCTCTTGGCGAGATTAG
- the scpB gene encoding SMC-Scp complex subunit ScpB yields MAPRRSKSVSDPLLDLEGRDPSLERPFALKNQIEAILYLKGQPLELSTLAQLAHCSRDDAYDALLELMEDYTHRDSALEVLQVGEGFALQLREPFLELANQLLPPEIGVGATRTLATIILRGPLSQVDLVELRGQSAYQHVAELVEKGFVTRYRKEGSRSQWLRVTDKFHRYFTVDELAKEAAETAALAEE; encoded by the coding sequence ATGGCCCCTCGTCGTTCTAAGTCGGTTTCGGATCCCTTACTGGACTTAGAGGGCAGGGATCCCTCTCTGGAGCGTCCGTTTGCCTTGAAAAATCAGATCGAGGCGATTCTCTACCTGAAGGGGCAGCCTCTGGAGTTGTCGACTTTGGCCCAGTTGGCCCACTGTAGCCGCGATGATGCCTACGATGCGCTGCTGGAGTTGATGGAAGACTATACCCACCGCGATTCGGCTCTAGAGGTGTTGCAGGTGGGGGAGGGGTTTGCCCTGCAACTGCGGGAACCGTTTCTGGAACTGGCCAATCAGCTTTTGCCCCCTGAAATCGGCGTTGGGGCCACCCGTACCTTGGCGACGATCATTCTACGTGGGCCCCTCTCGCAGGTGGATTTGGTGGAGTTACGCGGGCAGAGTGCCTATCAGCATGTGGCGGAGTTGGTGGAAAAAGGCTTTGTCACCCGCTATCGCAAGGAAGGCAGCCGTTCCCAGTGGTTACGAGTAACGGATAAGTTTCACCGCTACTTTACAGTGGATGAGCTGGCTAAAGAGGCGGCAGAAACCGCTGCTTTAGCAGAAGAGTAA